The following DNA comes from Paenibacillus crassostreae.
CACCTATTTATATATTATCTGGATTCCTAGGCAGTGGGAAAACAACATTATTACAACGTATGGTGACTTATTGGCAAGAACAGGGGTTAAGACCAGCAGTGATAATGAATGAGATTGGTGACGTTAATTTAGAAGGTGCACTGATCGAAGAGACGGTCCCTATGACCGAAATGCTTAGTGGATGTATCTGCTGTACTATTCGAGGTGATTTGAGCTTAGAGATATCTAATCTGATTCAGAAAGAATCACCTGATGTCATCGTTATAGAAGCCACAGGGATCGCTAATCCAATGGAAATATTGGATGGTGTAACGGAAGCTGCTCTATATATGAGAATTGATCTGAAGAGTGTCATTACCGTCGTTGACGCAAGACATTTATTGGAGTTATATGAACATCAACAAGGTAAGACATATCGTTTGATGCAAGAACAGATCCGATGTGCATCTTACCTTATTCTTAATAAGGTTGACCGTGTAAGTGAAGAAGAGCAAGCGAAGGTAAAAGAAATCTTATCTCGTTGGAACGAGTATGCACCTATCATTCCTTCTGTTCGTTGTGATGTGGATTGGGTTCCTTTATTCGGATCCGATGTGCATCATCTTGAACACATCATGAATCGTGAGCATGAACATGAAGAATCACATGATCATGCACATCATTCGCATGATCATGTGATGGTGTATACTCATTATTTCAAAGGTCCCATCGATAGCCAGAGATTTGAGGAATTGGTCAATCAACTACCTCGGGAAGTATATCGTGCCAAAGGTGTCATGACGTTTAGTGATACGACCAGTCGTTTTTTGTTCCAATATGCATTTCGTGAAGCAGACTTTTTGAAGATTAATCCTCAAGGTGTTGTTCCTGATGTTGTTGTCTTTATTGGGGAACATTTCTCTCAAGCTGCGCTGAAGAATGCTCTAGATGAGCTTGAAAAAATAGGTTAATTGTGTGTATACTATTGTATATTAAACGTCTTTGAGCGGGAGAGTAATGAGAGTGACTGATAAAGTAGCGAGCCGGGATAGGTGAAAGCCGGTATATTGGACTCTGATGAAGCGCACCCAGGAGATGGCTATTCCAACGTCATAATGAATCCTTGTTATGATCAGTAGATTAGTCCGATTGATCTTCGTTATAGATCATTAAGCGGAATTACTTATGAGAGGTTACACCTCTGTATAAGAATTCAACTAGAGTGGTACCACGGGAATGTAAGCTCTCGTCTCTTATTCATAGAGATGAGGGCTTTTTTTGATGAAATAAAAGGTCAGGATTGTTAATAATATAAATCGTAAAATTGGAGGATGATTCATTATGTTAAAGAAATGGGCTACAGAAGTGATAGAGCCACATGTTTCCTTGTCATTAGAAGAGGTTGAGGAGATGTTAGAAACACCACCTACAGCAGCTATGGGGGATATGGCATTCCCATGTTATCGTTTAGCTAAGCAGTATAAACAATCGCCTCAGCAAATTGCTTTACAGTTAGCAGATGTTATCCAAGTGGATGGAATCAAGGTTGAAGCAGCTGGACCGTATGTTAATTTGTTTTTTGATCGCGATGTTTATGCAGGCAAGATGATGGAAACTTTGAGAGAAAATAATGATGCTAAGATCAATATAGGCCAAGGGAAAAAAGTCATTATTGATATGTCATCTCCTAATATCGCGAAGCCCTTCGGGATAGGTCATCTTCGTTCAACGATGATTGGAGCAGCATTGTACAAAATGTATCAAACGGCAGGTTATGAACCTATCAGCGTTAATCATCTAGGAGATTGGGGAACGCAATTCGGTAAACAAATTACAGCGTATAAACGTTGGGGAAATGATGCAGCCTTAAAGGAGAATCCAATTCAGGAGTCTTTACGGTTATATGTAAAGTTTCATGAAGAAGCAGAAGAAGATCAAAGTTTGGATCCAGAAGCTAGAAATTGGTTCCGTCTATTGGAATCTGGAGATCACGAAGCGAATCGCTTGTGGAATTACTTTGTGGAAGTGAGTATGCAGGAGTTCAATAGAATGTATGAAAGATTAAATATTACATTTGATTATGTACTTGGAGAAAGCTTTTATAATGATAAGATGGGTGCGGTTGTTCAAGAACTGAAGGATATGGAATTGCTAGAAGAGAGCGAAGGGGCACTTGTGGTTCGCTTGGAAGAAAAAGGAATGCCACCTTGCTTAATTATGAAATCGGACGGAACGACAATATACCCTACCCGTGATTTGGCGACAGCCTTCTATCGTCATCAAGTGATGAAAGCTGATCAAATCCTATACGTTGTTGGGGGTGAGCAACAGCTTCATTTTCAGCAAGTATTTGCAGTCTTGAACAAAATGGGAGCCGATTGGGTAAAGGATTGCCAACATGTAAGTTTTGGATTAATGAAATTTGAAGGTAAGAAGATGTCTACCCGTCGTGGTAAGATTGTATATCTTGAAGATGTGTTAGATGAAGCTGTATCCAGAGCATTAAAGGTCATAGAAGAAAAAAATCCAGCATTGCCGGATAAATTGTCAGTGGCACAAGCTGTAGGGATAGGTGCTATTATCTTTGGTGATCTCAAGAATAATCGGACGAATGAAGTGGATTTCTCGTTGGAAGATGCTTTGAATTTCGATGGTGAGACAGGTCCTTACTTACAATATACGTATACTAGAACGCAAAGTATTCTTTCGAAGAGTGAGTTGTTCGAGCTAGATCAGATGGGGAAGGATAAGGATAAGGATAAGGTGGAATCTCAAACATTACAGCATAACTATTCAGAATCATTAGGTGAATCGGGATGGGCGCTTCTTAAACTTCTTATTACTTTTCCTGATCATTTGAAACGTGGGATACAGAATAATGAACCTTCTGTATTGGCAAGATATGTATTAGATGTAGCGCAGGCTTTCAATCATTTCTACAACCAAGAACGCGTAATAAGTGAGGATGTAGATCTAAGAAGAATTCGTGTGTTATTAACGGAATTAACTGGAGAATCGTTGCAGAGAACAATGAATATTCTCGGACTTCATACCCCTACTCGAATGTGAAAAAGGAATATAATAAATGAATTAAAGAATCTCATATTGCTTGATTCTTTAATTTCCTTTAACATAAGGAGTACTAAGTAGATCAGCTAGCATTGGGTGTGAATGAGTTGATCGTGATTGGAGCGGATGAACGGTGACATATAGACTGCTCGATAGTGATCATTCAAGAGATGTTTTCGCCTATTTTGGGCTTGCTGTATACTCTTCTCAAGCTTTGGAGCAGCAGCTAGTTAATTTATTGATGCTCATGAAGTTATCGGAGGGGAAAATCCCATCTGAAGAAGATTTTACTGAACTTTATCAACGGAAGTTAAGTAGTTCGTTAGGTCAATTAGTACAGGAAATACAGCATCATTTTCCATTCTCAGAAGAAGAAACCATTCAATTGAAAAAATTATGGAAGCAACGGAATTATATTGTGCACGATTATTTCAAAGAACGAATTCAAGAAACCTTCAGCCCGGGGGGGCGTTCACGTATGATTCGTGAGCTGAAGAGTTTTACTGAACAATCACAGAAGTTGGAGAAGAAACTTCAAGGATATTCAAAGGAATTATATCGTACACTTGGTCTGGATACGGATTCAGGTGGTAAAGTCTAGGTGTAAGTTGCCTGGGCTTTATTCAAATTTTCTATTCCATTTAAATAAAATAACCCGAATGAAGAGCACCTTTAACAAGGTGTCTTTCTTTCGGGTTACAGTTTATATTATAGTGAAGCATTTACTAAATGTTGCATTACACTCCAGACACAGTTTGAATAGTTGGTTGAATGGTACCTTCTATAATTGGCTCTCCTGCAACAGGTTCTGGTAAGACATTACCTTGTTGCAATTGATACAATTGATAGTAACGACCACCAAGTTCTAAGAGTTCATCATGGCTACCTCGCTCAACAATCTCTCCACGATGCAACACAAGTATCTGATCGGCAGTACGGATGGTTGACAATCGGTGTGCGATTATAAATGTCGTACGACCTTTCTTCAGAACTTCTAGCGCTGATTGAATCAGGCTTTCGGTCTCCGTATCAATATTCGCAGTAGCCTCATCGAGAATAAGGATCGCTGGATCGAATGCCAATGCACGTGCGAAGGAGATTAGTTGACGTTGGCCTGCAGATAGAGTACTTCCTTTCTCAACAACAGGTTCGTCAAATCCTTTGGGTAGGTGGGCAAGGATACGTTCTGCCCCTACATCACACAAGGCCTTCTCAATTTGCTCACGAGTTATACGTTCATCCCCTAAACTAACATTCGAAGACACGGTCCCTGTGAAAAGATAAGGATCCTGCAATACAATCCCCATATGATGACGAAGCCATTGTTTAGGAATCCCCGTTACTTCTTGCCCATCTATGGTTATGCTTCCTTTCTGTGGATCATAGAAACGGAATAACAGATTGATGATGGAACTTTTGCCCGATCCTGTATGACCTACCAGTGCGACCGTCTGACCTTGTTTAGCTTCAAAAGAGATATTCTTAAGTACATAATCTTTTTTATATGCAAAGGATACATCTTTAAATTCGACATTACCTTTGTAACGCGGCATACTTCCATCGGTCACATCTTCTCCTGGCTCATCCATGAGAGTGAAGACTCTACCTGCAGATACCATGGAAGAATCAAGTGCTGCTAGCTGGTTCACCATTCCTGTAATCGGTTGGAATAACCGACCGAGGACATCGACGAAAGCATAGAGAACACCAAGTGATACAGCGTTAGCACCATTCAATGAACCATATCCGAAATAGGCTAACAGAACCGCGAAGGAAAAGCTACGTAATACATTGACTAAATTATGTGTTGTCCATGCATTCAGGTTAAGCATTTTGTTCTGATACTTCATGTAATCTTGATTAAGAGCTTCGAATTCATCCTTCGTTTGTTTTTGACGACGAAATACCCGGATAATCGACATACCTTGAATAGATTCATTAATGATAGCGTTGATTTCACTAAGTCGAGAGCGAATGATGGTATTATATTTCGTTGCGAATTTTCGATATAGAATGATCCATACGATCAATATTGGAATCACGAATAGGCAGACTAACCCAAGTCGAACATCCAGTATAAACAGGGCGACGTAAACACCCGCAATATAGACCACTCCTGAACTGAAATTAGATAGAACGGCTACGAATAGATCTTTAACCGCTTCAGTATCATTGGTAATTCTAGAAACGACTTTCCCAGCTGGTAAGTTATCGAAGAAATGAACGGGTAGCCGTTGAATATGAGCATACACATCGGTTCGCAATTTCTGAATAACTCTGTTAGCAGATGACTGCAACCAGTATGTCTTCCCAAATTCAGTGAATATCGTCACAACTAATAGGATAAGGTATAGTCCTACGAGCTTCATAATCCCCGGTATTTCTGGTTTGTAAAAGGAAAATAGTTGTTCAGCTGTCAAGGCTGTGACCGGATAAGTGGACACTAGAGAGCCGTTTGTAATAGTCATTTGACCATCCACAACCTCACGCTTACCTTCAGCTACTTCAACGGCTTGATCGATGAAATAGAAAGTTGTGCCTTTCTGAAGAATCCGAACTTCTTGGCCCTTATTCTCGTTCTCGGCGAAACGATCACCACGTTTATAGGAATGTCCATTATAGAGTACAGCATTTTCTGATGTGGATGAATCCGTTTCAAAGAATGGTTGTTCTATGCCGAGCATATGGTCATCAATCATGGCTTTCGCAATAAATGGTCCTGCGAGTTCTGCAGCAACACCTATACATAATGTAATGATAGCAGCTATGAAGGTGACTTTAGCCGTAAGGGCATATTGGAATAATCTTTTTCCTACATTCAATTAAGACACCTCCTCAGTGGTTAGATTGTTCTCCACTTGTTGACGTTCATATTGTTCACGATACCATCCACCGAGAGCTACCAATTCTTCGTGCGTACCTTCTTCGATAATATCGCCTTCTTCAAGTACGACAATCCAGTCGGCATGCTCTACAGCAGACAAGCGGTGAGTAGATATCATTGTTGTCTTACCCGCTCGTTTGAGTCGGATATTCTCTATAATGCGTGCTTCTGTTCTAGCATCAACAGCAGAAAGAGCATCATCTAAGATAAGAATCTCTGGATTGCCAATAAACGCTCTTGCTAGAGCAACTCGTTGCTTCTGACCACCGGATAGAGCAACACCTTTCTCGCCTACGAGTGTATCAAGACCATCTGAGAGTGTTACAAGGTCATTCTCGAAGGCAGCCGTGGAGATGGCTTCCATAATCAAATCGTCACTTGCGTCCTTCAGTCCATATTGAATGTTCTGACGTACCGATTTGGAGAATAGTATCTGTTCTTGTGGTACATAACCGATCCAGCTGTGAAGCTCATCTTTGGCAATCTGTTCAATCGAAATTCCAGAGATAAGAATTTCTCCACTTCCTGCAGGATATTCGTGAAGGAGTTGTTTAAGTAAAGTGGATTTACCACTACCTGTACGTCCGACAATTCCAAGGGTTTGCCCTTTTTGCAGAGTGAGCTGGATATTCTTAAGATTATCAACAGTAGATGTTGGATAACGGAATGTAACATCCTTTATTTCAATTCGCTGAGGAACACCTACAGACGTAGGATCAGCAACATCTTCGACATCAGGCACAACGGTCAGAATCTCATCTACACGATCCAGAGAGGCACTACCGCGTTGCATAATATTAATTAATTCCCCTATGGCGAACATAGGCCAGATCATCATCCCAAGGTACATATTAAAGGACACGAGATCTCCAAGGGTGATCTGATTCTTGAACACAAGGTAAATACCATAGGCAAGACCAATCACATAACTTAATCCAACACATAAACGAATGGTAGGTTCAAAGAAAGCATCAACTTTAGCAACGCTCATATTTTTGCGGTATACATCATCGGTAATGTCTTGAAAACGTTGTTGATCTGATCTTTCTTGAACATAAGCACGTATGACACGTACACCAGCCACGGATTCAAGCACTTGGTCATTCATATCACCAAAGGCATCCTGTGCTAAGGAATAACGTTCGTGAACGATTTTCCCATAAATCTTCATCGCCAGTGCGATAAAGGGCAGGGGGATAATCGCTGCTAAGGTTAACTGCCAGCTGATGAGAAATCCCATGGCAAATAGGATAGTAAGTAAGAATATTGTTGAATCTGTCATGACTAATATTCCAAAACCAGCTGTTGCAGCAACAGAGCGAAGATCGTTTGTCGCTCTGGCCATCAAATCGCCTGTACGATTTCTTTCAAAGAACGGAGGTGTCATTCCTAATAAATGATTCATATACCGTGAACGGAGAATTCGTTCAACAAGGTTCGCACCCCCGAATAGTCTGTGCATCCATATGTAGGTGATCAAATAAATAACAATCAGAATGCCAATGATAGATACGATATAGCCAATAAGCGAAGGAGCCGTGATCGAGCCAGTAACGATATCATCAATTGCATTTCCAAGTAAACGTGGAGGTAGCAATTCGCCGATCCCACATACAATCAACATGATTAAACCAATTACATAGCGCTTTTTCTCTTGACTGAAAAACCAACCTAATTTTTTTAAAACAGAAAACAAAACAAACACATCCTCTCAAGATAAACCTACTGA
Coding sequences within:
- the argS gene encoding arginine--tRNA ligase, which gives rise to MLKKWATEVIEPHVSLSLEEVEEMLETPPTAAMGDMAFPCYRLAKQYKQSPQQIALQLADVIQVDGIKVEAAGPYVNLFFDRDVYAGKMMETLRENNDAKINIGQGKKVIIDMSSPNIAKPFGIGHLRSTMIGAALYKMYQTAGYEPISVNHLGDWGTQFGKQITAYKRWGNDAALKENPIQESLRLYVKFHEEAEEDQSLDPEARNWFRLLESGDHEANRLWNYFVEVSMQEFNRMYERLNITFDYVLGESFYNDKMGAVVQELKDMELLEESEGALVVRLEEKGMPPCLIMKSDGTTIYPTRDLATAFYRHQVMKADQILYVVGGEQQLHFQQVFAVLNKMGADWVKDCQHVSFGLMKFEGKKMSTRRGKIVYLEDVLDEAVSRALKVIEEKNPALPDKLSVAQAVGIGAIIFGDLKNNRTNEVDFSLEDALNFDGETGPYLQYTYTRTQSILSKSELFELDQMGKDKDKDKVESQTLQHNYSESLGESGWALLKLLITFPDHLKRGIQNNEPSVLARYVLDVAQAFNHFYNQERVISEDVDLRRIRVLLTELTGESLQRTMNILGLHTPTRM
- a CDS encoding ABC transporter ATP-binding protein — protein: MNVGKRLFQYALTAKVTFIAAIITLCIGVAAELAGPFIAKAMIDDHMLGIEQPFFETDSSTSENAVLYNGHSYKRGDRFAENENKGQEVRILQKGTTFYFIDQAVEVAEGKREVVDGQMTITNGSLVSTYPVTALTAEQLFSFYKPEIPGIMKLVGLYLILLVVTIFTEFGKTYWLQSSANRVIQKLRTDVYAHIQRLPVHFFDNLPAGKVVSRITNDTEAVKDLFVAVLSNFSSGVVYIAGVYVALFILDVRLGLVCLFVIPILIVWIILYRKFATKYNTIIRSRLSEINAIINESIQGMSIIRVFRRQKQTKDEFEALNQDYMKYQNKMLNLNAWTTHNLVNVLRSFSFAVLLAYFGYGSLNGANAVSLGVLYAFVDVLGRLFQPITGMVNQLAALDSSMVSAGRVFTLMDEPGEDVTDGSMPRYKGNVEFKDVSFAYKKDYVLKNISFEAKQGQTVALVGHTGSGKSSIINLLFRFYDPQKGSITIDGQEVTGIPKQWLRHHMGIVLQDPYLFTGTVSSNVSLGDERITREQIEKALCDVGAERILAHLPKGFDEPVVEKGSTLSAGQRQLISFARALAFDPAILILDEATANIDTETESLIQSALEVLKKGRTTFIIAHRLSTIRTADQILVLHRGEIVERGSHDELLELGGRYYQLYQLQQGNVLPEPVAGEPIIEGTIQPTIQTVSGV
- a CDS encoding ABC transporter ATP-binding protein, whose product is MFSVLKKLGWFFSQEKKRYVIGLIMLIVCGIGELLPPRLLGNAIDDIVTGSITAPSLIGYIVSIIGILIVIYLITYIWMHRLFGGANLVERILRSRYMNHLLGMTPPFFERNRTGDLMARATNDLRSVAATAGFGILVMTDSTIFLLTILFAMGFLISWQLTLAAIIPLPFIALAMKIYGKIVHERYSLAQDAFGDMNDQVLESVAGVRVIRAYVQERSDQQRFQDITDDVYRKNMSVAKVDAFFEPTIRLCVGLSYVIGLAYGIYLVFKNQITLGDLVSFNMYLGMMIWPMFAIGELINIMQRGSASLDRVDEILTVVPDVEDVADPTSVGVPQRIEIKDVTFRYPTSTVDNLKNIQLTLQKGQTLGIVGRTGSGKSTLLKQLLHEYPAGSGEILISGISIEQIAKDELHSWIGYVPQEQILFSKSVRQNIQYGLKDASDDLIMEAISTAAFENDLVTLSDGLDTLVGEKGVALSGGQKQRVALARAFIGNPEILILDDALSAVDARTEARIIENIRLKRAGKTTMISTHRLSAVEHADWIVVLEEGDIIEEGTHEELVALGGWYREQYERQQVENNLTTEEVS
- a CDS encoding CobW family GTP-binding protein; protein product: MNLNTLSERVTPIYILSGFLGSGKTTLLQRMVTYWQEQGLRPAVIMNEIGDVNLEGALIEETVPMTEMLSGCICCTIRGDLSLEISNLIQKESPDVIVIEATGIANPMEILDGVTEAALYMRIDLKSVITVVDARHLLELYEHQQGKTYRLMQEQIRCASYLILNKVDRVSEEEQAKVKEILSRWNEYAPIIPSVRCDVDWVPLFGSDVHHLEHIMNREHEHEESHDHAHHSHDHVMVYTHYFKGPIDSQRFEELVNQLPREVYRAKGVMTFSDTTSRFLFQYAFREADFLKINPQGVVPDVVVFIGEHFSQAALKNALDELEKIG